The DNA sequence CAAATTTGCGGGCTGCAGCATCGTCGCCGGCAGGTATATTAGCCAATCCCAAATTCTTTGCGTTGTTAAGGTTATTATATTGACCTGTATAGGCCAATAGGTATTGTACATACCAGTTTTGGTCATTTTTTGTGCCTTGATTTATTTTGATTGCACTTGAATTAAAATCATAACTGGTTCCTGCGTTTTCTGCACTTAAATAAGTTCTGAAAACATGGTTGCGATTTTTAGCTTCTAGCTTGTGCATTTGTATGATGAAATTCTGCACCTGTGTTCGGTTTTCGGTTTGGAAATTTGCATTGCCCATACCCAATCTCGATGTCCACGATATTTCCGTATTTTTATTGGGTCTATAATATATTCCAGCATCCGTTTTAAAACTATATATATCGTAATTAAGCACCTCAGATTCTTTGTATCCGGTTCTTGCTATTTTTAAAGGTTTTTTTATTACATTAGTGGGGGGGCCGAGTATTTTGCTAGTAGAATCAAAGATTTTGTACTCTTCGTCACCACCTACATTTACGCCATCGTATCCTGGGTTTCCCGCTCCTGGTTTATAACCATAGTCGGTATTGTTTCTACTAGTACTATAATCAGATATATCATTATAATCGCTGGCATGCCAATCTTTGCCCTTCATATAATTTATTACTACTTTATACGCCAGTTTTTTGTTAATGGTATTTGCATATCTCAAACTCAAATCATAAAAGGGACTAAGCTGCTCGTCAATACCATCTACATGGTTCATCCCTGTTTTAAAATTCGCACTCATTCCTTTATATTGGAAGGGGTTTTTGGAAGAGGTATTGGTAAGCCCGTTTAGTGCATTGGGGCCATATAAAGCACCAGAAGCACCTGCTACCAATTCAGTCTTTTCTATATCCAAATCTATGGGACCATTTAATTGAACCAAGGTAGTACTGAAACCGGGTAAGGCCAATTCCATATTGTCATATCGTTGTATAAAACGGAGGTTATATGCCGAGTTAAACCCACGTGTATTAATTACTTTAAAATTAAAACTGGTAGTTATTGCATCGACCCCTGCTAAGTTGGTAATTCTATCATAGGAATTTAATCCCGGATTGTATTGAAGTTGTTTGGGGTCTATTGTTTCAACTGTGGCAGGGCTTTCAAATTTAAGTTCCCTTTTGCGGGATGCCGACACTATTATTTCCTTAATAACTTCATACTTTTGTGTAAGTTTAAAATTTATATAGGTTGAAGTTTCATCAACCCATGCTGTATCATTTTCAAACCCATTATACACACATACCAATGCGGCTTTTCTGTTGGTTAAATTTAATTTAATAAAGAATACGCCTTGGTCATTGGTATAAACTATATTTTGTGTACCTAACTCTTTAATAGAAGCCAATGCCAAAAATTCATTATCCATAAGTGACCTTACTGTTCCATATAGTATACGAGAATTTAATGCACCTTCTGCATTGCCAGTGGTGTCAGGTGTTTCAACACGGTGTCTTCGTGAGTTGGAACGATAATCTTGGCTGTGTGCAGTGTGAATAATAAAAACCACACCCACAAGCAATGATAACTTATTCCAAATATTTTTGGCCTGCATGAAAAAAATTATTCGATAATAATTTTATGGGTAATTGTATTTTTATCAGAGGTAACATTCAATATATAAATACCTGATTTAAATGTACTAGTTTGAATAGTTACATTATTGCATGTACTATATATTTGTGTATATATATTTTTGCCTTGTATATCAGTAATTGCGATATATACATTTCCCTCCAAATTGCCCAATTCCAAATTCAACATATCTTTTGCAGGATTGGGA is a window from the Bacteroidota bacterium genome containing:
- a CDS encoding TonB-dependent receptor plug domain-containing protein, producing the protein MQAKNIWNKLSLLVGVVFIIHTAHSQDYRSNSRRHRVETPDTTGNAEGALNSRILYGTVRSLMDNEFLALASIKELGTQNIVYTNDQGVFFIKLNLTNRKAALVCVYNGFENDTAWVDETSTYINFKLTQKYEVIKEIIVSASRKRELKFESPATVETIDPKQLQYNPGLNSYDRITNLAGVDAITTSFNFKVINTRGFNSAYNLRFIQRYDNMELALPGFSTTLVQLNGPIDLDIEKTELVAGASGALYGPNALNGLTNTSSKNPFQYKGMSANFKTGMNHVDGIDEQLSPFYDLSLRYANTINKKLAYKVVINYMKGKDWHASDYNDISDYSTSRNNTDYGYKPGAGNPGYDGVNVGGDEEYKIFDSTSKILGPPTNVIKKPLKIARTGYKESEVLNYDIYSFKTDAGIYYRPNKNTEISWTSRLGMGNANFQTENRTQVQNFIIQMHKLEAKNRNHVFRTYLSAENAGTSYDFNSSAIKINQGTKNDQNWYVQYLLAYTGQYNNLNNAKNLGLANIPAGDDAAARKFADGDNTKLSALYKLNFPQDAGLSALMAGQARLTPGTKEFDSAFNYVTTHNDSSGSQFYSHSKVLYSEYIYDFKDVFKKFSLLAGTNFRLYAPNTQGSFLTDKNTRIYSKEIGGFVQAGKDFYDKRIKVQASARVDKMQRFDLKLSPRISGVFLLGKRKQYNVRMSAQIGYKMPSLYDQFNNIFIPRLRNFGAFYQTAVDLGLIHKQPNGPDFINVYTQNSVNQYLASGDSRVLVKPSIKDLKPEEVKAFEIGWRGFTFKKFETDIVLYYNRYQNLITSQQYIGPANPSKTQISAALLSDQRPHSTIFYRRSINSQIPVNTYGTTVSTNYYYSRRITVFGNYTYNILQETNEYLAQDFIVRFNTPKNKFNVGINGTKLWKKIGFSAIYRWVQGYYYEEYTKKGNVPSYYTLDIAFTYHLSKKYNTMLKLGGSNVTNVRYVQSIGGPTVGAIFYFSILYDDLLK